CATCTCTGTTGTCCCCAGGCCCAGTGACCCCCAGCCTAGTGCCTCAGCTGACATGGAGCAGGGCATAGCCGGTGACCCAGGTAGGCTGCAGGGGCcatgcaggggctgcaggggtggctgGGCCCTGCCCAGGACCAGCTGCTGATTCCTGTTCCTTCTCTGGCAGATGCCAATGGCTTCAACATGGTGTTGGTTACtacagccaggctgagccatCCCACAGCTACGCGGCCACAAGTACCCAGCCAGCGGCCACCCAGCATCGCCCCAGGGAGCATGGGGGGACCCTGTGAGGGAGAGCAGACCCAGGGGCTGCCCCGTGCTGCCTTCTGTGCCcgtccccagcacagggcaggcgTCTGTCCTGCCATGGAGCACAGATGGGCTGGAGGTGTTGGAGGGGAGGTCAGTAGCCCTGGAGGACCTGAAGGCTGAGGTCCTCACCCTGCACATCCTTGTGGACCTGATGCAAGTCCAGCACCTGTGAGTGGGGATGGGGGTGTCAGGGAGTCCCCAGTGGCTCCTGGCCGTTTGCTGCTTGTTCTGGCCCTAGCTGAGCCATCCTGGCATGTTGCAGGCGGGACCTGCAGGACCTGtggagggagctgtgccaggagcagacTCAGCGCCAGGCACTGCAGGTGAGTCTCTGGCAGGGGTTGTCTCGTCCTGGGGTTCCCTGTGTCCCCCAACAATCACAGCCTTTCCCCACAGGTGGAGATCGAGCAAGTGAGGAACGGGCTGGCCAGTTAGCATGTGGGGGCTGTGGTGCCCGCCTATGGAACAGGGCAGGTGGGTGGCACATGGTGTACCCCCCTGGCCttgctgcccccagcccagtTCTGCACCCATTGTGTACAAATGCCCACCCCACACCCAGACACTGCTCCTTGAAGCATAACAGCCCCTGGATCTATagaattgtttaaaataaactgttttggGTACAGAGTGTTGTGtgggggctgctcagggctctgctgttgGCTGCCATGCCCCTGAAGGGCTGGGCTGGTCCTGCCGGGCACAAAGCATCTCACCGTGGCACAAGGAGTCCCACCAGGGCAGGGTTGGGGAAGGgtctcctccttctctccctccagctctccctcctccGCCTCCACTCCCGCACAGTTTCCCAGGCCAGCTCcagtcccagccccagcccatcCTGGCTTCCAGCCATTGGAGAACATCTGGAAAACATTTGGATCTTGCTGGCGCTGGCGGCGGGGGGGGGGATCCAGCCTGGGAAGGAGCTATTTTTATaaagctgcaggggaaggggggCCTGGCACCCCGCGGGGCTGTTGAGTGGGGCAGGATGCAGCCCAGCCCGGCGGGAGCTGCCGCATCCCTGGGGAGCAGTGGCCGGCCCAAAGTCCAGCAGGAACATCCGCCTCGGTCCGACCGCAGGGCGTTGGGTCACGGCGGGCGGTGCCGGAAAAGACCCGGCTAATTTTAGTGGGGCCGGGAAAGAAATTAGCTCGGGGAGGGGCCGAGACCGTCCCTGTGTACAGGGCCCCCCAAAACGCCAGACCCGTCACGCTGGGCTCTAGTTCGTGTAGAACAGCACCATGTTTGTGGGGCAGGGGCCCACGGCTCACACGGACGCACAGCCCGGCCGTGCCCCACGGGGTGAAACCCCCGGCAGATCCCGGCTGAGCCGGGCAGGAAAGgctgctctgtcctgtcccttcCCCGCGTGTCCTGGGGCTGCTCGGCTGGTGCCAGCCGTCGTACCAATGGCTCAAAGTGCATCGTGTCCCACAGTGGCTGGGGCAAGTCCAGCCCCGGGGGTGCCCGTGACATCGGGGTCTGTCTCTCCGTGCTGCAGGGACAGTCTAAGGCAGCTCCGCCAGCTCAGGGGCAGCGAGCAGCCCCGCTGTCCTCCTGGTCCCTCCTGGCACGGTGTGGGTCCAGTGGCGCGGGAGCAGAGCCCGTGCCAGGGCAGCTGCCGGGCTCAGTAGTAGTGGACGCGGCCCAGGGTGCCGACGGTGCCGGAGCCCAGGATGTCGGGCTGCCCGTTGCGCCAGATCTCGCGGATGATGCGCTCACGCTCCTCCAGCCGCTGCGCCCGCTCCAGCTCCTCGGCCGACGCGAACACATTCACGGCCAGCGCCCCGTCCCCGGGGCCGTGGCCCTCCAGCGGGATCTCGGTCACCGGCAGCAGCGATTCAGACGCTGCGCGGTCGACGGTGTCCTCTTCGTCCTCCTCGTCCTCGTCCTCGTCGTCCTCGCTGAGGTCGCCGGGGCGCGCCGGGGGCCGCGGGGAGGGCCGGCAGGACAAGCGCAGCACCAGCAGGCACAGGGTGAGCACCAGCCCGAAGCAGACGCCCAGCACAAAGTAGAGCCCGAAGCTCTCGGGGTTGGCTGcaaggggaaaggagggggTGAGGGACCCGCCCGCGCCTGCCGGGGCCCCGCGGTGCCCCCCAGGATGCGTCCCGGCTCACCTCGGATGTGGGCGTACGCGGCCATGCTGttgctgagcagctccatgTCCCTCCGGCGACTCTCCATCCTGTCCCTGGCAGTTCTCAGCGGCTCCAGGGACGGCACATGCTTGGCATCTACGGTACACGGGCAGAGCAATGCTCTGTAGGGCGCTGGGATCCCCCCGAGTCCCCTGTCCCTTTCAAGGCTGTGCCTGGGTGagctccagctgagcagggGCTCGTGTCTGGGCCGGGCTGCTCCATCCAGGGCTGGAACCCCACAGATGCCGAGCTGGAGCCGTCCCGCTCCCACCGCCCTCCATCCTTCCTGAGGGACCGGGACGGCTCCTCCTGGACACATCAGGTAGGTCTGTGGCACCGGGCCAGGCTTTCTGTCCCGTGCCCGGCCATGGGATGGGTCATGGGGCAGAGCAAGGTCCCAGAACCAGGCTGCCCGTGCTCACGTGCACACTGTGTGGTCTACACGCCCGCTTGGgacactgtccctgtccctgtccctctccccaacactgctccagcccagctccagccttggCCCTTTGCTGTGgggccctgcagagcagggacaagGCCAGGCACAGCGCAAAGGCTACCAGGACAGGACAGCGGCCAGGAGGAGAGGCAGACCAGCGGGAAggatgggcagcagggcagtgggAAGGATGGGGGGCAGGACAGCAGGCAGGGCAAGGCAGAAGGAAATTTGGCCCTGGCAGGGGACGAGCTCATTCCCAGAAATGGCTCCAGAGAGAGAGGaatgaggaaagaaatgcagaaaatgtgaCACATCAGCAAAACCATCCCGGATGGTCCAGAGCTGAGGGGCCGCGGcacatcccagggctgggcagccccTCTAGTGGGACACCACAAAACGAGGCCAGCAGGGTCCCTAGGAGGGGCGGGCGCCCTCCCCGTGGAGCAGCTGCAcgggcagcccctgccccggCAAGGGACTGCTGTAGGGCTGGAGTGGCACAGCCCCACCACGGAACCCCAGGGACCGCCGGGGTGCTGatgagggctgggctggctgtaGGGCCTTGCGGGTCCCCAAGAGCTGAGCCCCGAGTTGCTCGGTGCTGCGTCCCCGAGCATTACACTGCGGCCCCAAGCCGCCTGCTCTGCATCTTCAACTGCTACGTCCCCACAGCCCGAGTTCTGTGTCACCGAGCCCTGTGCCCTCATTCCCCCAGGCCCTGCACTGCGCCCGCGTTCCCAAGGCCAGAGCACCCGAGCCGGGACGGGACCGAGCCTCGACACCCGCTGTGCCCGTGGGGCTGGGTGGCCGCGAGTGCCGAGGTCCCTCCGGGTGCCCCGGCCTGAGCCCCACGCGGTGCCAGGGCTGGTACTCACCGGGGTGGGAAGGCCAGTGAATACCGGCAGAGTCGCTGCACTTTGGCTGAAGCGAGGGAAGAGAGAGCAAGGTCTGTTCAGCATTAACGCTGCAGCAACAGGAAATAGTTCGGAGGCGGCTGGCGGTCAGCGCTCCCGCCGGAGCCAATGGCAGGCCCGGCCGGTGCTGagcgggcgcggggccggggctcgTCCCGCTCCCCCGGGACGCCGCGCTCAGCCCTGCAGTGGAACCGCCCCGGAGTGGGGCCACAGGCGGCTCCAGGCCTCGTACCGGCCTTGTCCAGCGCCCATCTGGCCAGGCCACGcttggctgtgcccagcctaggctgggctggcagtgccagacCCTCGGGGCTGGGGGGGGTCAGCCTCAGCTCAGGCTCAGCGGTCGCCCTGGGTTTGGGGGAACTGCCGGGGATGGTTCCAGCACCACGGAGGTGGAGGCCGTGCAGGATGGTCCTGGCTCAGCCCCGCTGGCCGAGGTGTGGGACATGCCGGGGCCGGTGGAGCCGGACCTCGGGGACTCGAGGCTCCGCATGCCACCTCTGTCCCCAGTAGCCACtccgggctgggctgggagggacaggCTCAGTGAGGGCAGGGCCTTGGGGCGGGACAGGGCTAGGGGGCCCATGGGGCACTCAGCGCTGCTGATCTGTGAGCCTGGCCGTCCCCTCACTCCTGTACAGCTCCCAGAGCACATGGGTACCCCAAAAGCCCCTGTGCCACCCACccctcccatcccttccctgtggGGTCGCCGGGCTGTCATATGAAGTTTTATTGCCGACATGCAGGAGTAGTTCTGATGTAGTACAAAAATAACGTctttatacaattttttttttccttttttttttttttttttctttttttttccttacaacaGGCTCTGTCCTGCCGTGGCCCTGTGGCCCCCCCATGCCCACTGCACCACCCCCTTCCAG
Above is a window of Parus major isolate Abel chromosome 23, Parus_major1.1, whole genome shotgun sequence DNA encoding:
- the EVA1B gene encoding protein eva-1 homolog B isoform X2, which gives rise to MLNRPCSLFPRFSQSAATLALLCPCTVDAKHVPSLEPLRTARDRMESRRRDMELLSNSMAAYAHIRANPESFGLYFVLGVCFGLVLTLCLLVLRLSCRPSPRPPARPGDLSEDDEDEDEEDEEDTVDRAASESLLPVTEIPLEGHGPGDGALAVNVFASAEELERAQRLEERERIIREIWRNGQPDILGSGTVGTLGRVHYY
- the EVA1B gene encoding protein eva-1 homolog B isoform X1; amino-acid sequence: MESRRRDMELLSNSMAAYAHIRANPESFGLYFVLGVCFGLVLTLCLLVLRLSCRPSPRPPARPGDLSEDDEDEDEEDEEDTVDRAASESLLPVTEIPLEGHGPGDGALAVNVFASAEELERAQRLEERERIIREIWRNGQPDILGSGTVGTLGRVHYY